From Pseudorasbora parva isolate DD20220531a chromosome 25, ASM2467924v1, whole genome shotgun sequence, one genomic window encodes:
- the LOC137064932 gene encoding histone H3-like: MARTKQTARKSTGGKAPRKQLATKAARKSAPATGGVKKPHRYRPGTVALREIRRYQKSTELLIRKLPFQRLVREIAQDFKTDLRFQSSAVMALQESSEAYLVGLFEDTNLCAIHAKRVTIMPKDIQLARRIRGERA; the protein is encoded by the coding sequence ATGGCAAGAACCAAGCAGACCGCTCGTAAATCCACCGGTGGCAAAGCCCCGAGGAAGCAGCTCGCCACTAAAGCCGCTCGTAAGAGCGCTCCGGCCACCGGCGGCGTCAAGAAGCCTCATCGCTACAGGCCCGGGACCGTGGCTCTGCGAGAGATCCGCCGTTATCAGAAGTCCACCGAGCTGCTGATCCGCAAACTGCCCTTCCAGCGGCTGGTGAGAGAAATCGCTCAGGACTTTAAGACGGATCTGCGCTTCCAGAGCTCCGCTGTCATGGCCCTGCAGGAGTCCAGCGAGGCTTATTTGGTCGGCCTGTTTGAGGACACCAACCTGTGCGCCATCCACGCCAAGAGGGTCACCATCATGCCCAAAGACATCCAGCTGGCCCGCCGCATCCGCGGAGAGCGCGCCTAA